GTGCAAATAGTAAAGTGTCCAGTCTTGCCCAGTGTATGGaacttttgatttaaaattacattaaatactttagtagtaaataaaataaatacaattctGTGTAAATAGTGGATGTGCGTGGCTAGACAGACTGGAGTCAGACTGAATAGGCTCGTCGAAAGAGAGTTTTGAGGCAggatttgaaagtggaaagAGAGCTAATGCTACGAATGTCCGGtgggagggagttccagaggcgGTGGGCTCTAGACCCCATGGTGGTCAGGTGGGCTGGCAGGACAGTGAAGTGGATggaacagacagcccttttcaGTGGGGAAAAGAACTGAAACccaaacttatctatgctcacTTCAAGaccaaactccattgacaaaaacagtaattttacctcactgaacacgggagctcGCAGATTTGTGGCAGCCTTgattagttagtttgtttgtgttactgtgtgactttggtgaatcaacaccaaagtcacacagtaacacaaactaactcaGGGATCAAGGAAGCgatagaccagcaactccaatgttcagcaagataaaatGACTTTTCGTCAATGGAGTTTGGCTCCAGttagaaagggctgtctgtttgggaagtactgagcatacgactggataaattaaACTTTGATTATAATGCATGAGTTGTGTAAGATTttgtaaacatatgtttttgtatagttttgttgttgttaaacctgGAACCCTATGACTCCAATTcatcaagacttttttttctttttggattcttggttcagtgtggaggcatgcaagaaaaacaaagttttcttcacaaattcaacataactcGGGGTgggtaattgatatacaaatggtcatttagggggtgaagtattcctttaaagtacCCACTGGGAGGCTGTCAATGCCCCCCTGTGGTAGTATCCTAAAAGGACACTATGGTAGAAGCTGAAACAACACCACATCTGCGCCAATTTTCACCAGGATTGTCTTATTCTTCTACAAACACCAACTTCATCATAATAATTTCAAAGGTGCTGTAATCACATGATATTATTACACTTATTGGCTTTACGATATTTAAATCCCACATCATTCTTACACAAGACAACATCATGACATATGATTATCAGGGCAAGTAACCTCTGTGTGACATTCTGCAAGGATATGGAGATATTACAGTATACTTGGCCTGTGCTTCCTCTCCATTGTACTTGTCTGGTGCTGCCCTAACGAGACATGTTGTGTAATCGCTAATGAGCTGGCCTCTTTTAGCCTCTTCTGTTCATGTTAGGGGTGGTTAGAGCTCAGACAATAGTTAGAAGCAGGGTCCTGTCAGCTCAGCTAAATCACGGCTGACTGAGCCCAAACAGCTACACAGAGCAAATTCATTTGTGCTTCCTCTGGCCAAAAAAAGCCTCCCACATACACCTCTCCGGCTGCGTTTCAGGGTGAGAGAGATGCCGTCTGTGGGAACCAGTGAGGTAAAAATGTCAGTCTCAGTTAATGATGCGTGTGCAGTTTCCACCAGCAGGCTATGTCACCTGGTCTGTCGATGAAATCACACTGTCCAAGGCCGGCTATCTCCATCCTTTTTAGGAATAGGACTGTTGGGGTGATGTCGGACTCCAGGATCTGTGGGGAGTTCTCTGCAGGAAGCTGGCTGTCTTCTTGGTATAGGCAGAAACATTTACCTAGGAAATAAATggaatgaaacaaaaataaaatttaagttttatttactctgatgtttttataatgtcagaaagaaacattttttgtaaCCTTTTAAACTGTTTCAAGTATCGTCCAGCACCTGACTGGGAGACATACCTGTTGGTCCAGACAGCTGCTTGCGTACGTCTGCCTGACACTGGCTGATTGGTCGAAGTACCTCTGAGTTTGCTCTTATTCTGGGATTGTACACCTGCAAAGAACAATTCACATGCCGAATAATATCAGCTTGTTTCACattcaaagctttttttttcctgtttccactgtaaaaagttgtggatggtccaaAGGAACCGTTCTGtgccgtccccatttttggtgccccctctgttggggtacctagcacacagatctggtactaaaaggtggagctgtgaacactgcagtctgttgattggtcagtagaggacggtcactctgctcagggctgagttgtggctggttttgaggctcatgtaaccactgttcatactgtggagagttttattagtaaactgtaactataaaatgagaggatgttattgccggcaacttttaaggtggaatgttaacttgtaacgttactcaatgtatgaggtgacgacatgaatccatcagcacaccttaaatttcactgactTGATCCtcaagcatttatatatattaattttgaccagattatatgaactgcatatattctaatcctcattcagtgaaaaaaaaagcatcatagagcgttgttcctgtgggctccagcaacactaaacccctgagcttgcctgagaaggactaaatgcatgAACCTGCTatctttaaatatcccatggagagagactctcactgcagcctgttttattttgttctgaaaatgtcggcgtgcagcctcgttctgtggacgataaacgaggtgcagacttccatctgtgtcaccggtaatgaggaaatacagtgagtgctggacggagcagtgagtgataACAACCTTGCCCACATTAAAGagcactgtttgcagtggaaacactagggtctaggtaccatgtctgaagggttactgttggttccaaaggtaccgtactgaaagtgtttggtggagacggggtctttgtgttattgtgtgacacaGACAAACTACCAATCAAAGTAGCagtacaccagcagctcctgtgttcagcgaggtaaaattactgttttcgtcaatggagtctggccaTAGATAAGTTCCCCATTGAatagggctgtctgtttgggaagtactgactatacgactggataaatgagacctggattatactgcacgagttgtgtgaaagAAAGTTTAAACCAATGGACCCCTTTTACTTCAATATATCAagatttttctcagtttttgaaTTGATGAAAAACTTTTCTTCACCAAATCTATATatcacagggtgagtaactgatatataaaTAATTGTTTGGGAGggggagtattcctttaaaaacatACCATCTTTTTCTGGACTCCTGTGTCAATGACAAAGTTGACAGACTCTGTGGCCCACCACATATCCTCCCCCTGATTGGTAGAGAGGAAAACCCTCCTGGACCTCTCCAGTTGCTCAGTGAGAGCAGGCAGTAGCCCTCTGCGGCTTGGACACAGGACCACAGGCACCATCTGTCCCAGCTCGGCTCCCAGCCTGGTGCCTTCTCTCTGGAGGATACTGTGGGCTAAATGAACCTCCTACAGAAGACATTACAAGCAAATCAGGGGATGACACAGTTTGTAAAACCAGCTTTGGTTTGGTGAAACCACTTGTGAAAAATACAGCGATCACTTACCTCAGCCGAGGCAAAAAACACAACGACATCTCCCTCCTCTTTGGTCCGATGGATCTCCAGCACCAGCCTCAGCGCTGAGAAGAAGTAGTCTTTGTTGCCGCTGTTGCTGTAGACCGCCTCAGCGGGAGACGAGGCCTCCAGACTGACGAGCGGGACGCTGTCGTAGTGGCTCAGCAGCTTGTCGGTCACAGGCGGGATGGTGAGGATCACCACTCTGAGCTCAGGCCTCTGCAGCAGGATGTCCTTGAGGAGACCCAGGAGTATGTCTGTGCTCACTGTCCTCTCATGGGCCTGGTCGATGATAATGGCCCCATAGTGCTCCAGGAAAGGGTCTGACATCATCTCTCTCAGCAGCATATTGTCAGTGCAGTACCTGAGTGATAAACGCCATGAGATGGGGTCAGTGGTGGAGCTTTTGCTGAGCAGCAACCATAAATGGCAACTTCAGGATGATAGCTATGCTTCTACATTTTACCCATGATGTGATTGAGGAGCAACAGCAAAGAAAAGATTAGGATTGACAGAGATAGTGTGTGGATGATATTAAAGTGTCATTCaagcgctgctgctgctgctgctgctgctgagagcTCATTTAACAGACCTCAGAACAGTGTCAGAGGAGCAGCAGGTCTCCAGAGGGATGGTGTAGCCCACTTCATGACCGATGTTGACGTCCATTTCATCGGCCACACGCAAGGCCAGATCTACAGCCTGCTGTCTGTTGGTCTGCGTGCACACAACCATGCCGTGCTGGTActgggcagacagacagaactcGGCACACCACTGAGGGATCTGAAAGAGAATAATGACTAGATGATGTTCACCTTTCTGCACCATTTTCCATTCACATACACTCAGTTTTCAGTGGCGAGCATCCTTTTCAGGATTGCACCCAACAGCTTTTGTTTGAgcacacagcaaaacaaacagtgacagaAGATATATCCTATGGTATTATCGCTAATAATGCAAAATTGCTTTGGCAGCATGAGGCGGCTCCAGCGGATCAGGGCTTAGCAGCAGGAGGTCCCCTAACACCCCTGCTGGAGCCTTTGTGAGGCATGACTGTCAGGCTGGTGCTTGGACAGTCTGACAGTGACACAACAGCATCTGCTGAGCTGGGCAGCCTGTTCACACAAGCTCACATAATGGTGCTATTTCCATATTATGTCAAAGTGGGGGGAAAAAGACCCACGCCACATACAGAACTTGTTGCATTTCAGTGGATAAACATGGCCAGGAAAACACAACTtaacatttaaatcaaatcaaggGGAGCAGACCTCTCAGATTTGCTGTTGACTGAATAGGCTGCACTGAGCATGTGGCAACAAACATTCAAGTCATGCAAATTGGGTTATGCTTTGGTATTTGGGTCTAGAATGAGGGAAGTCAGaatgtcctgagcagagaaaaaggaaaGGGAGAAGCATTATCTTTAATTCTTATGCCCCCAAGGTCACAGAGAAACTCTAGACTTCTTCAACATCACAAAATAAATCTCTCTCAAAGACCATCTTTTCCATCCTCCCTTCCCTCCCAATACAATACATTATAACCATATTACCTGTGTGCTCCTCCCAGTCTTTGCTGTACCGGATACAATAACCAGTTGGTTGTTCACCAGAGCATCTTCAAACTTGGACCTGACTTTCCACACTGGCAGAGTCTTCCTCTCTTTCAGTAATTTGTAGTAACGCGAGGAGAAGGGCAATCCATCGAACTGATTCAACTCCAAATCATCTCCAAAGCCAAATGACTCCTCTGCAGGACAGTCCTCACTTTCAGGGGGAAAGTCTGGCTCCAGTGAATTATTAGTATCCGACATGACACATGTATATTTGTTACCGCAGACAAGAGCTGAAAAAGTTTTCCTGCCGCTCCAGCTACGggtccattttgttttttataggaAATATTCAAAAATCGATCAGTTTCCGTCCACTCAGTAGCCTACAGCATATCCCATATTCGTGATAAATCACCAGGATCTCTCCAATCGGCTCCTCAGTTGCCCAAACTATATTTATTAAGCTCTTAAAAGTTGGCAGCTCCTCTTGTTGGGACTGGCTGACGCGCTTTGCGCACCGGCGCGTAATTTCTCCCCAGCGTGGCTTCACACGTGTTATGATTTGCACAGAGCTTTACACATTCACTACTGACCGGTGCCCGCTGTCATAATCGCCTGATAATCCCACAATAATCACGTGTAAAGTAGCGAGGACTAAATCCAAAACATCCttgaaattattttcattttctaatgGCATGTTTAAAAGACTAGCGCAGGTGTTTTCAACTCCTTATTGATTAATGTGCAGAATAATCTCTAGTAGCCAGTggacagtggtggaagaagaatTCAGatcatttactcaagtaaaagtactcacatTACACTGTGAAACTACTCCACCAtaagttaaagtcctgcattcaaaccCTTTTGGTATAAATATGTTAGTATaatcagcaaaatgtaaaaGTATCCATTGTGCAGTGAAATATTTACTATTATATCTGaggtttttaaattaataaaacctCTGCATGAATGTGTCTGATGCCTTTTACTGCTGTACATGTTTAAggttgtgctcattttaactcctttatatactgttggtTCAAGCTACAGCAACGCATCATATTCTGtaagatcatcatatgtttgcTGTCATGTGAGAACcacatatcttaaaaaaaaaatcagcttttcCTGGTGTCAGAGAAACAGCCTTGTTTGCTTTGTGGTGATGCaatttccagctgatccaagaggttttttttaaagagtttatttggCTTAAGAAGGAGGAGAATTTTCTTAACACATAAAGGAGCAAGGCTACAGTCCTGGATAGATCTGTGCCAAGCTCAAACTCCAAACCTAAAACCAaaattagtagcccgggctattatttgatTAAATCACTGAAACCAACAGGCCTGTAATTGGGACAGGTGTCTATATGGGCAGGCCTTTAATAAcagttgctcagcaaagatgttTATTTAagccagtatgaatattacttttataaaaactgggcttcagataatatattaagtataaatcattcatttgatatACATCCAACAGACAGCACCGagttaagtgggatttatacttgtgcagcagaCCCTACGCCGTGACCTACGGTTGTGAGCATTTACACAGGTGTggtgatgtgtctgtgtcactctgcagttacacctccaaaacactagtcggcgtcggggtttctgtgaagtgctgtgaagtttagttgattcaaaacacataaacacacattaaacacacattaaacatggcttaatagagacagtttcaaacacaagtacacaaatcagcttcactatgactcgcagcattcacagacaaacacttgtctttatctggacacattttctccacaaatacaacatgctaatgttataagcacaagcctatggcattttacattgtataaactagcctagcagctagcagacttttcctctactcatatgaagccagggacaacagcaacatttaacaaaggtaacattacataattttgctccattacaactcacaaagttcactgacaaaacaactgtcttatactaaacacgttttccaaacaaatataacatgctaacgttattagcacaagtctatggcattttacattgtataaattagcctagcagctagcagacttttcctcttctcatatgaagtcagggacaacagcaacatttaacaaaggtaacattacataattttgctccattacaactcacaaagttcactgacaaaataactgtcttgtactaaacacgttttccaaacaaatataacatgctaacgttattagcacaagcctatggcattttacattgtatgaattagcctagcgacaagcggagttttcctctgctcatatgaagccaggataaatcacatacaagacttaaaatgttatttttgtggaggctttattgtcgtcacaatttattgtttcttatctgtgaaattaaagtaaataaaagctttgtttcattACGACACTTGTTTTACGGCACTCAAGGATTACAGCACCCAGCATCCGACACAATgccattttatcctgttaaaactaTTCTGACAACTTAAattgattttaatgaaaaacccttttgattcttttgatctgaggacccttctggactaaaggaatatgaataacttacagggtaattgtGGAATGGACACATACTTTGAAGTAGCCAACAACCCACTTTTACACCTTGTGgaatttatataaataaatataaaaaaataaatgaactgcttggccaCCAGAcaaggcctctaattgagacaggcctttaattgtAAGAATTGATTAGTTGGGACTAGGCTAAGTATCTCCTGTCATAAATATTGGATAGTTtctcaaaattatgagataATGTGTCATAATTATGAGGGGGAAAACAGTTAATAATGAAAAGAAGATGGtggactttttttgttgttgaaatgaTCTTTCATAAAGGCATAACTGCGGTTTAAATTCATGATTTTGTTTTAACTAGATGTGAAACACCTACAGAAAATACTTGAACCATCCATTCCCATCAGCAGGCTGCAGCTTCTCCACAAGGGGGAGCTATTTGGTCATAGTTCGACACATGTTGACCTTTATGAATTTATCTGAACATTTGTAGAAATCAGTGAAGTTTAAGGCACCTAACATTTAACTCTCCTGACTGTAAAAATGCAGCCTACTTGTCTGGAAATAACCAAGAACAAACAGATCTGTGGTTCAAATATTCAGCATGAAACACAGACTTTAGGCAACCTACATCATGTCTAATTTCTTAAATTGTTTTTGGTCTTTGCATCCCAGCCCCCCTCTCTTTTCCTGACACATAAAATCTGTCTGCAGCTGCGACTTTGTAATTAAATGATGTGGGCTGAGGCTGTTTTCAGGAGCTTCTCATCACTGACACTGCGTGTCCTTGTTACCGTGAGGAGCTGCTTTGATTTCTCATTAGCAATTAGAGTTTTTTTTCACTACTGTTGTTTTGAACATCCttttaatcacacacacacttgactcCATCAGGTCGGCACCAGTGAATCCTGATAGACAGCAGCAAACACACGATCCTGCACCTGTATTGACTGAAGCAGTATTTGTATCTCTTACTTAAACCTCAGCAAATTGCTTTTCGACAAAGGCTCAGACTGTTGAAATGAGCCTCGGATGTCAGTGTTAATAGCAATTTGAGAGCTTTCTGGAAATAAATactgctgtaaaatgttaaagtgCACTTATTACTGTATTCAATCTTCCAGTTGCAATTTGGCTCAAGCATAAAAGAAATGCCAGAGGCTCTCGATGAAAAGGAGAAAATGTGGTTTTAAAATTTGATCCAGTGTGAAATCTGTCTTAGTATTCTTGCAATGTAGCAATGTATGTGAGTGATTATGtggactgttttcttttttttttgacagttcaccccaaatcaaaaacacatctaTCTCCCagttacctgtggtgctatttttCAACCTTGTTTTGGTGAGTTgtcaagtgttggagatgtctgagagatgtctgccttctctaacatataatggaactagatggcacttggctggctaaaaagagagaaaaaataagtttaaaatttaaaaaataaataataactaaaaaaattaataattaataaaagaatttgaaaaaaagagaaattaaacaaaatttaataaaaaataaataaataataaaaaattaacaGCAATAGGCCGCATTGCTGCAAAATTACCATCAGATTGTGCCTATGTTGGTGAATCCGAATCATTCCAAACTGACAGGCACATGCCCGCTATTTGCAAATAACATACGGCCACACCCCCTTTTCTCCATATAAGGAAACACATTTGCCTAGAGCATCATAACGAAAAGTGTAAAGCTGTTTCTACAAACatattaaggccctgacacaccagtgTTGAGCTCTCTCCACAGCAAGGACTGAAATCTTCCAGGAAAACTATATATGCCATCTTTACAACTGCTTGGAGGTTAATTAGAATATTTCATATACCCTGGATTCAcgttaataataattataataagaagaagaacaataatttcacaaaaaaatggtATGAGTAGCCATTAGTAAAGGCAAGTttgatgaaaacaataaaaacagttagATTTCAATATGGACATGGTCATATATTCCACTGTAAGCTAGGACTTAGGCAAATAGGTGCATGCATTAGTAAATTAACAGTTGTAAATATTGCTGTCTATTAAagcctttttttaatgaatgctGTCTTAATATGCTCTGCACTGAGTTAAAAGGTGcatgattacattttttaagaCAGCCGGGCCCTCATCGTTTGTGTGtacacaatgacaaaaaaaagaaagaaagataaacagaaaaaataattttaaaaaactgaaaaactcaacagcaatgtctctttccagaaatcacgacccgattactcaagataatccacagacctagttgtgagcagtttcatgtaggaactattttctctctactgaactacacgggccaaccgtatcactgtgcagaaggaagagtgcatctactgctagctcacctagcaccactgagctagctaatgttacagctcagtggacaaggatgccattaatgtttacatcttgcgctgtcacaagcatgagcctcttatccatgagtagatgcactcttccttctgcacagtcaTAACGGTGTATGGCGGGTGTAgctcagaaagaaagaaaatagttccgacatGAAAcggctcacaacaaggtctgttgaTTGACGGAtatcactacaggtaagaggaaatacatgtatttttaattttggggcgaactgttcctttaacattCCAAGTTGCTGTTAATGCAACAATTCTCTCATGTAATTGCTTTCACCCGAAAACATGCATGCTGTGtaacaaaaaaagcacaaagacCAATGACAAAAATCTTCCAAAGTGTTTGAAAAACTGTTTTACTAATACTTCATGAGTGTTAAAAATACCAAGACCAGACACAGACACTTGAAGTGTTTTCTTTACATATGATGTATCAAACAATCATTATATAAAAAAAGCATTCTCCATGGAGATGTGTTCACCTGTAACACAACATACGAGGAACATATGGACATCACGTACAGTCAGGTGACAGGACTCAAACACTGTCTATTAGTACATGGACACATATGTAGCATTGAAAAAGCAAAGTAAACAAAGCACTGAATGTAAAACTAGTGCATCATTACAAAGATAACAGTATCAAAAGTAACAAGTCAGTTTTCAGCCTACATATCTGTGAACAAGAGCTGTAAAGGAAAAGATGCTGTGTGAATGTATATATGTTGCATTGCAATCCAGTAAAATGATAAttctgcaaaaaagaaaataataaaatgctgTTCAGTTACCACAAATATGATTTACGTCGGATTTAGCATCTGGCATGTAGATTGGGTTTAAAAAACTCATCCCaaaagccaaattaaaaaggtataaaaaatagaaaatgaataTCTGCCGCATAGTCGTGGATGAAACTTCATTTCAGTGGCAGAAAGAGATCTAGAAATGTGTCCTTGTCAAGTGAGTCTGTCCTTTTCCCATCACAGAAAAACATGATTCAAAATCCACACACGAACACTGTAGCCAGACACTGGCTGTTTACATGCGAGTGCCTCCATGACGCCAGCTTTAAGAAAGTCCTTAGTGATTCTGTGATTTAATCACAGAGATCACAGAGTCCTCGGTGTAGACAGGCACATGGAGAAatactcaaaaacacacacgacCTTTAGCAGAGCAATATTTCAGAGACGTTTACTCTCTCCGAGGAACGGATGCTTCCTTGATCTCGGCTCATTTTAGATCCATGCTCAGTTCATACTTCAGTACCCAGATCCCTCAAGTGAGCCTCTTGGGTCTTGTTAATGAAAGGGAAATGGCGAATCATTGACATTTCACAAATCGACTTGGTACCTTTCcgaaatataaatacagaggaaacagaCCTGAATTGCAGCtgtctgtaaaaacagcaaCCTTCCCCAACTGCAGAACTGTTGCAGTAACACTACTGTTACTTTTTCTGCAGTTGTTTCAAGCCTCATCAGATTGGCTCAAAGCTGCGACGGAGAATATTTACCTTTGAGAAAAACCCTACTGGGTTCCAAACTAACTACA
The nucleotide sequence above comes from Epinephelus lanceolatus isolate andai-2023 chromosome 21, ASM4190304v1, whole genome shotgun sequence. Encoded proteins:
- the dhx32a gene encoding DEAD/H (Asp-Glu-Ala-Asp/His) box polypeptide 32a, producing the protein MSDTNNSLEPDFPPESEDCPAEESFGFGDDLELNQFDGLPFSSRYYKLLKERKTLPVWKVRSKFEDALVNNQLVIVSGTAKTGRSTQIPQWCAEFCLSAQYQHGMVVCTQTNRQQAVDLALRVADEMDVNIGHEVGYTIPLETCCSSDTVLRYCTDNMLLREMMSDPFLEHYGAIIIDQAHERTVSTDILLGLLKDILLQRPELRVVILTIPPVTDKLLSHYDSVPLVSLEASSPAEAVYSNSGNKDYFFSALRLVLEIHRTKEEGDVVVFFASAEEVHLAHSILQREGTRLGAELGQMVPVVLCPSRRGLLPALTEQLERSRRVFLSTNQGEDMWWATESVNFVIDTGVQKKMVYNPRIRANSEVLRPISQCQADVRKQLSGPTGKCFCLYQEDSQLPAENSPQILESDITPTVLFLKRMEIAGLGQCDFIDRPDPEGLMQALEELDYLAALDDDGNLSEIGIIMSEIPLDPQMAKALLASCEFDCVSEMLTIAAMLSASSCFLEPPAGMSHEAVQCHRKFQHPEGDHFTLINIYNAFKQSQREQYFTAEKWCQDYFLDHSALKRAEAIRSELTDTLNRIELPISEPSFGTKTNTHNIKRALLAGFFMQIARDVDGSGNYFILTHKHMAQVHSLSSYGAQSHKLGLPEWVVFHEYTLSENNSMRIVSEISPQVYIQMAPLYFFYNLPPSESKDILQDMLDPDGSRKRGDEKQKAITVHSEADSGCAVVPQTYDRCVIQ